A region of Mycteria americana isolate JAX WOST 10 ecotype Jacksonville Zoo and Gardens chromosome 11, USCA_MyAme_1.0, whole genome shotgun sequence DNA encodes the following proteins:
- the LRTM1 gene encoding leucine-rich repeat and transmembrane domain-containing protein 1 has product MNVNKRFQCKPEECSGDNQSSGLHGEGNRLLVLSVILLIYAAHGCPDRCLCYPASKTADCKNRGFTEIPARLPPEIQILQLQNNRIWRINQNAFTGTPLLKILDLSNNSLSSLAPGAFQKLRYLQVLNLTRNLIHYIENKTFSFLPHLKELDLSSNSIIRLPETFGNSTGNITLLSVKHNKLQKMERVLLESLPNLKVVLFKDNPWQCNCNVFGLKLWLESFLYRGGISDGIICSAPGIRKGKDLLKVPYELFGACPLTTAHAHLASSHQHSAEHRSSLKQAHHNEHGENSRSNCEPKPKPRPVSLRHAIATVVITGVVCGIVCLMMLAAAVYGCAYAAITAKYHREHLAPVRQHGTPEEKEPFDSSLA; this is encoded by the exons ATGAATGTCAACAAACGTTTCCAGTGCAAACCAGAAGAGTGCTCTGGGGATAACCAGAGTTCTGGCCTCCACGGAGAAG GTAACAGGCTTCTGGTTTTGAGCGTCATCTTGTTAATATATGCAGCTCATGGATGTCCCGACAGATGCCTATGCTATCCAGCTTCAAAGACTGCAGACTGCAAGAATAGAGGATTTACTGAAATTCCTGCCCGTTTACCTCCTGAAATTCAGATACTACAGTTGCAGAATAACCGTATTTGGAGAATCAACCAAAATGCATTCACTGGAACACCGTTGCTCAAAATCTTAGACTTGTCTAATAATTCTCTCTCAAGTTTGGCACCAGGTGCTTTCCAAAAATTACGGTATCTACAGGTTCTAAACCTAACCAGAAATTTGATTCACTATATAGAAAACAAGACTTTCAGTTTCCTCCCACACCTAAAAGAACTGGACTTGTCATCCAACAGCATTATCCGTTTGCCTGAGACTTTTGGAAACAGCACAGGGAACATAACATTGCTGTCTGTGAAGCATaacaaacttcagaaaatggaaagagtTCTGCTGGAGTCACTTCCAAACCTGAAAGTGGTTCTTTTCAAAGATAATCCCTGGCAATGCAATTGCAATGTCTTTGGCCTGAAACTGTGGCTGGAGAGCTTTTTATACAGAG gaggaATAAGCGATGGCATTATCTGCTCAGCGCCAGGCATTCGGAAGGGAAAGGACCTCCTCAAGGTTCCCTACGAGCTGTTTGGGGCATGCCCTCTCACGACAGCTCACGCTCATCTGGCTAGCAGTCACCAGCACAGCGCTGAGCACAGAAGTTCTCTGAAGCAGGCTCATCACAACGAACACGGGGAGAACAGCCGTTCAAACTGCGAACCCAAACCAAAGCCAAGGCCCGTTAGTTTGCGTCACGCAATTGCCACTGTAGTAATCACCGGAGTTGTCTGTGGAATTGTGTGTCTAATGATGTTGGCAGCTGCTGTTTATGGTTGTGCCTATGCTGCAATTACTGCTAAATACCACAGAGAACATTTGGCTCCGGTCAGACAGCATGGGACTCCGGAAGAAAAAGAGCCATTTGATAGTTCCTTGGCTTGA